TGCTATCCCGAATTACTATCGGATAAAAGATGAACTTCTCGATTACGGTGCTTTTGGAGTAAATATCAGCGGAGGAGGTTCTTCGGTTTTTGCGATTTGCATGGAGAATCAAATAAATAAAATCGCTCAAATAATGGAGAAAGAATTATCAGGAAATCCTAATTTCATAAAAATCATCAAAACAAAAGTCAGTAACCTTGGAGTTACAGAAATTTCCTGAATGAAGATATGATTATTGTCAGCGCTTGTTTAGCCGGAATAAATTGCAGATATGATGGTGAAAATAATTTTCATCCGAAAATCATTAAATTAGTTGAAGAAGGAAATGCCATTCCGGTTTGCCCGGAACAATTAGGCGGATTATCAACTCCCCGCATTCCAGCAGAAATTATCGGTGATAAAATACTGAATGAAAATGGAGAGGATGTTACCGAATTCTTTTTAAGAGGTGCTTTGGAAACTTTGAAGATCGCAAAACTGGTGAGTTGTCAAAAAGCGATCTTCAAATCAAATTCACCTTCCTGTGGTTCCGGGAAAATATATGATGGCACTTTTTCCGGCAAATTAACAGACGGTAAAGGAATTTGTACTCGAATTCTGGAAAAGCATAATATCAGAGTTATAACTGAAAACGATATATAAAAACCTGCTGTTTTATTGACAGCAGGTTTTAGTTTTTCATCCTAAAATTTAGCTTCTGATTATTTTTTCTTCTTATGCCTGTTTTTACGCAGTCTTTTTTTTCGTTTGTGATTACTGATCTTGTATCTTTTTTTCTTTTTCCCGCAGGGCATTAAACCTCCAACTTTCTATTTGAGAATACTTTTGTTAGATTCATTTACATCGTCTTTGAAAGCTCTTGAAAATTTAAAAGTTGGAACTACTCTTTTAGGAACAGTTACTTTTTCTTCTGTTTTGGGATTTCTACCAATTCTTTCTTTGCGAAGTTTTAATTTGAATGTACCGAATCCTCTAATTTCAATGTGTTTTCCATCTTTCATAGAATCTTTGATTGATTCTAAAAAAGCATCGACTGCCAGAGCTACATCTTTGCGTATAATACCTGTTTCCGCAGAAACTAATCTAACTAAATCTGCTTTTGTCATAATATATTTCTCCCTTATTTTTTGCCCTCAATTTAAAAACCGCTTTATCCTGTCAAGCACTTTTTCCGTAACTAATAGAAAAACAGTATCTTACACTTTGAAAGGCTATATATGAGTCTGTTGATTAATCCAATTTCAAAAAAGTCCATCATTCATAGAATTTTATTGCTTGATCTCATTTTATTTTCTCGTTGAATTATTTTTCCCATTTTTACCTAAATTTAAGGGGATATCCTGCCCAAAAAAATAAAAAAAACAAAAATTAACCCTATTAAGGGCTAACCGGTGTTAATTCTACCTGATTGTGGGCACTACTTGCCCAATAACGCATAAAGCGTTTTACATTACAACTGATGATACCAAAGAAAAGCCGCAAACGCGAGCGTTTTTCACTCCGGTGTCTCGACTTGCGGCAACCATGACCATTCGCTACTTCATTAACCAAACTTTCCGCACCTGACCTGATGGCACAAGATTTACGATATGCGGGATTTGTCATATATTCC
This genomic interval from Candidatus Cloacimonadota bacterium contains the following:
- a CDS encoding integration host factor subunit beta, which produces MTKADLVRLVSAETGIIRKDVALAVDAFLESIKDSMKDGKHIEIRGFGTFKLKLRKERIGRNPKTEEKVTVPKRVVPTFKFSRAFKDDVNESNKSILK
- a CDS encoding DUF523 domain-containing protein — protein: MIIVSACLAGINCRYDGENNFHPKIIKLVEEGNAIPVCPEQLGGLSTPRIPAEIIGDKILNENGEDVTEFFLRGALETLKIAKLVSCQKAIFKSNSPSCGSGKIYDGTFSGKLTDGKGICTRILEKHNIRVITENDI